Proteins from a single region of Amblyomma americanum isolate KBUSLIRL-KWMA chromosome 10, ASM5285725v1, whole genome shotgun sequence:
- the LOC144106585 gene encoding uncharacterized protein LOC144106585 isoform X1 codes for MQGLDLGVFNTAGSAQQLLKRPGVAAPDIKGSTQQLKQNQERRDAGDFTQQLMSDQANDMMARASEMELQKSPAEASKAAGTMVKSGVVVPSPVLHQIPDTNGKPLSARAK; via the exons ATGCAAGGGCTC GATCTGGGAGTTTTCAACACCGCTGGCTCTGCACAACAGCTGCTGAAAAGGCCGGGTGTAGCTGCTCCCGACATCAAGGGTTCAACTCAACAGCTCAAGCAAAACCAGGAAAGAAGAGATGCTGGGGATTTCACACAGCAGTTGATGTCTGATCAGGCAAATGACATGATGGCCAGGGCTTCTGAAATGGAGCTGCAAAAAAGCCCAGCTGAAGCTTCCAAGGCAGCTGGGACCATGGTCAAGAGTGGCGTCGTCGTGCCTTCTCCTGTTCTGCATCAGA TACCTGACACGAATGGAAAACCTCTCAGTGCACGT